In a single window of the Acidobacteriota bacterium genome:
- a CDS encoding type II toxin-antitoxin system HicA family toxin, with protein sequence MRSLSESETGRLSGFRYREIVRILKKFGFEFHRQAAGSHEIWFASETDRYTTIPNHPGDMP encoded by the coding sequence ATCCGCTCGTTATCGGAGTCTGAAACGGGACGCCTTTCGGGCTTCAGATACCGCGAGATCGTTCGCATTCTTAAGAAGTTCGGCTTTGAATTTCATCGCCAGGCGGCGGGCAGTCACGAAATTTGGTTCGCCTCTGAAACGGACAGATATACCACGATTCCAAATCATCCCGGTGATATGCCGTAA
- a CDS encoding NAD(P)(+) transhydrogenase (Re/Si-specific) subunit beta codes for MKTGLITIAYIAASALFILSLGGLSKQETARRGNWYGIIGMLIALAATVAAMNPSGWPILGGVVLMGSLIGATVAARVQMTSMPQLVAILHSFVGLAAVLVGFGTYEAQFATGGPREGATMLLVEIFIGVCIGAVTFTGSVIAFAKLQGTISGKPLMLPGRHIINLLMLIATIAMGVMFVMAPGTSGHPYLIAATVITFVLGAHFVMAIGGADMPVVVSMLNSYSGWAASAAGFMLSNDLLIITGALVGSSGAILSYIMCKGMNRSFISVMLGGFGTEGGTVASADGQPAGEVRSVDAASTADMLKQAKKLIIVPGYGLAVAQAQHSLAEVVKILKDGGTEVKFAIHPVAGRLPGHMNVLLAEANIPYDIVFEMEEVNDEFPGTDVSWVIGANDIVNPSALDDPNSPIAGMPVLHVWEARNTVVMKRSMASGYAGVDNPLFYKDNTLMLFGDAKKVVDEILTAMRG; via the coding sequence ATGAAAACCGGACTGATCACAATCGCATACATCGCCGCGAGTGCGTTGTTTATTTTGAGCCTTGGCGGCTTGTCAAAGCAGGAGACCGCACGCCGCGGGAACTGGTACGGCATCATCGGGATGCTGATCGCTCTGGCGGCGACGGTCGCGGCAATGAACCCGAGCGGCTGGCCGATACTTGGCGGCGTTGTACTCATGGGTTCCTTGATCGGAGCTACGGTTGCGGCACGCGTTCAGATGACGTCCATGCCGCAGCTCGTCGCTATATTGCACAGCTTTGTAGGTTTGGCAGCGGTGCTGGTCGGCTTCGGCACGTATGAGGCGCAGTTCGCGACGGGCGGACCGCGTGAGGGTGCGACGATGCTGCTGGTCGAGATCTTCATCGGCGTATGCATTGGAGCGGTCACGTTCACAGGCTCGGTTATCGCGTTTGCAAAGCTGCAGGGCACTATTTCGGGCAAGCCGCTGATGCTGCCCGGCCGGCATATCATCAATCTACTGATGCTGATAGCGACGATCGCAATGGGCGTGATGTTCGTGATGGCTCCGGGAACTTCGGGGCATCCTTATTTGATCGCGGCAACGGTGATCACGTTCGTTTTGGGTGCGCACTTCGTTATGGCGATCGGCGGCGCGGATATGCCTGTGGTCGTTTCGATGCTCAACAGCTACTCGGGTTGGGCGGCTTCGGCAGCGGGCTTTATGCTGTCGAATGACCTGCTTATCATCACCGGTGCACTTGTCGGGTCCAGCGGCGCGATCCTTAGCTACATCATGTGCAAAGGCATGAACCGCTCGTTCATCAGCGTAATGCTGGGCGGATTTGGTACCGAAGGCGGCACGGTCGCCTCAGCAGACGGACAGCCGGCGGGCGAGGTCCGTTCGGTCGACGCAGCGAGCACCGCGGACATGCTGAAACAGGCGAAAAAGCTCATCATTGTTCCCGGCTACGGCCTCGCGGTCGCGCAGGCTCAGCACTCGCTAGCCGAGGTCGTGAAGATCCTGAAAGACGGCGGAACAGAAGTTAAATTCGCCATTCATCCGGTCGCGGGACGACTTCCCGGTCACATGAACGTCCTGCTCGCCGAAGCGAATATTCCGTACGACATCGTTTTTGAGATGGAAGAGGTCAACGATGAGTTCCCCGGCACGGACGTTTCGTGGGTGATCGGCGCGAACGACATCGTAAATCCGTCCGCACTCGACGACCCGAATTCGCCCATCGCCGGCATGCCCGTGCTGCACGTGTGGGAAGCCCGCAACACCGTCGTGATGAAACGCTCGATGGCGTCCGGATATGCCGGAGTTGATAATCCGCTGTTCTATAAAGACAATACGCTGATGCTCTTCGGCGATGCCAAAAAAGTCGTGGACGAGATATTAACCGCGATGCGGGGTTAG
- a CDS encoding ECF transporter S component encodes MANSDTITQRPLVLPALKTDAVIVQAVLLLSAAFVLPSLAHLTGLPVRWLLPMHWPVVLAGLCYGWRSGLLIGIAAPLVSFGVSGMPPAAVLPAMTLELAAYGFLAGFARQSFGLSTRISALASLVGGRVIFLIAALMIGWISTSFGSYLATAMAPGIPAAFAQLLLLPMLADKWVSHWSENI; translated from the coding sequence ATGGCAAATTCCGACACCATCACACAACGGCCGCTCGTTCTGCCGGCTCTGAAAACTGACGCAGTGATCGTTCAGGCGGTTCTGCTTCTATCAGCGGCATTCGTTCTGCCTTCGCTCGCACATCTCACAGGGCTGCCTGTCCGCTGGCTGCTGCCGATGCATTGGCCAGTGGTACTCGCGGGGCTATGTTACGGCTGGCGTTCGGGCCTGCTGATAGGCATCGCAGCGCCGCTTGTGAGTTTCGGCGTTTCGGGAATGCCGCCCGCCGCAGTGCTGCCGGCAATGACACTCGAGCTTGCCGCATACGGTTTCCTTGCGGGATTTGCCAGACAGTCTTTCGGGCTTTCGACGCGAATTTCGGCTCTCGCCTCGTTGGTCGGCGGCCGCGTGATTTTCCTTATTGCGGCGTTGATGATCGGGTGGATATCGACATCGTTCGGCAGCTATTTGGCCACCGCGATGGCACCGGGAATACCCGCAGCATTTGCTCAATTGCTGCTACTGCCGATGCTTGCAGATAAGTGGGTTTCGCATTGGTCTGAAAATATTTAG
- a CDS encoding (2Fe-2S) ferredoxin domain-containing protein encodes MAKPKFITDREKLEKLAPMLKAPIKRQVFVCTGKSCSEVGGREVMAEFDRILVEKNLRQGKESKGRNPMGECVLTECGSIGFCSIGTAVMVYPDGTIYGQVQPGDVAEIVEEHLENGNIVRRLALIEL; translated from the coding sequence ATGGCAAAGCCGAAATTCATAACCGACCGAGAAAAGCTGGAAAAGCTCGCACCGATGCTCAAGGCGCCGATAAAAAGGCAGGTTTTCGTCTGCACGGGCAAGTCCTGCTCCGAGGTCGGCGGCAGGGAAGTGATGGCGGAATTCGACCGGATTTTGGTCGAAAAAAACCTCCGCCAAGGTAAAGAGTCAAAAGGCCGAAACCCGATGGGCGAATGCGTCCTGACCGAATGCGGCTCGATCGGCTTCTGCTCCATCGGCACCGCAGTTATGGTCTATCCTGACGGCACAATCTACGGCCAGGTCCAGCCCGGGGACGTTGCCGAAATTGTTGAAGAACACCTCGAAAACGGAAATATTGTTAGGCGACTTGCGTTGATCGAGCTCTGA
- a CDS encoding DUF1902 domain-containing protein yields the protein MERVINLHIEKLPEGVYLATSDSIQGLVAQGRTIAETVEIARDVAKKLIESQDGEIGELPLFADSFDYPLVIGV from the coding sequence ATGGAACGCGTGATCAATCTTCATATCGAAAAGCTGCCGGAAGGCGTTTATTTGGCGACATCCGACAGTATTCAAGGGCTCGTCGCTCAGGGAAGGACCATTGCCGAAACGGTTGAGATCGCCAGGGACGTTGCTAAAAAGTTGATCGAATCGCAGGACGGTGAAATTGGCGAACTTCCGCTATTTGCCGATAGTTTTGACTATCCGCTCGTTATCGGAGTCTGA
- the gcvPA gene encoding aminomethyl-transferring glycine dehydrogenase subunit GcvPA, producing the protein MRYIPNSTEERQEMLAELGLSNADELFRSIPADVQMGRPLKVTDPLAEPEVIAALEEMAAKNTAATKPSFLGAGVYSHFSPTIVDHLIQRSEFFTSYTPYQPEISQGTLQYIFEFQTLVCQLTGMEVANASMYDGSTSMAEAYLMAQRVTRRNKIVVAKSVHPEYRDVAVTYAQHGDTEIVEIGYDETGRVAGLEALDNDTAALVVQSPNFFGCIEDLQALADAAHAVGALLVVTVTEAISLGLLKTPGSCGADIVVGEGQSWGIPMSFGGPHVGFFATQEKFVRQMPGRLCGVAYDKEGNRGFVLTLSTREQHIRREKATSNICTNQGLIALAATIYMEAMGKKGLKEVAEQNAAKAAYAKTKIAEVNGFSIPFSAPTFNEFVVRGPRPATEVLEAVREKGIVGGLALSKYYSGHDNDILIAVTETASRENIDKLIAALS; encoded by the coding sequence ATGAGATACATACCCAATTCAACTGAAGAAAGACAGGAAATGCTGGCCGAACTTGGCCTCTCAAACGCAGACGAGCTTTTTCGCTCGATACCGGCCGACGTTCAAATGGGCAGGCCGCTGAAGGTAACCGACCCTCTTGCTGAACCTGAGGTGATCGCCGCGTTGGAAGAGATGGCTGCAAAGAACACAGCAGCGACGAAACCGTCGTTTCTCGGCGCGGGCGTTTACTCGCATTTTTCGCCGACGATAGTCGATCATCTGATCCAGCGGAGCGAGTTTTTCACGAGCTACACGCCGTATCAGCCCGAGATCTCGCAAGGAACACTGCAGTACATATTTGAGTTTCAAACGCTCGTCTGCCAACTGACCGGAATGGAGGTCGCGAACGCCTCGATGTACGACGGCTCGACCTCAATGGCGGAGGCGTATCTGATGGCTCAGCGTGTGACGCGCCGAAATAAGATCGTCGTTGCGAAGTCGGTTCATCCGGAATACCGTGATGTTGCGGTTACTTACGCTCAGCACGGCGACACTGAGATCGTTGAGATCGGCTACGACGAAACTGGGCGCGTTGCGGGCCTAGAAGCTCTCGACAATGATACTGCCGCTCTCGTCGTGCAGTCGCCGAATTTCTTCGGCTGCATCGAAGACCTGCAGGCACTTGCCGACGCCGCACACGCGGTCGGTGCGTTGCTTGTTGTCACGGTAACCGAAGCTATTTCGTTGGGTTTACTGAAAACGCCGGGCTCGTGCGGTGCCGATATCGTCGTGGGCGAAGGCCAGTCGTGGGGCATTCCGATGTCGTTCGGCGGGCCGCACGTAGGCTTTTTCGCGACCCAGGAAAAATTCGTCCGCCAGATGCCGGGCCGTCTTTGCGGCGTCGCGTATGACAAGGAAGGCAATCGAGGTTTCGTGCTGACGCTTTCCACACGCGAGCAGCACATTCGCCGCGAAAAGGCGACATCGAACATTTGCACGAACCAGGGCCTGATCGCACTTGCCGCCACCATTTACATGGAAGCGATGGGCAAAAAAGGCCTTAAAGAGGTCGCCGAACAGAACGCCGCAAAAGCAGCCTACGCGAAAACGAAGATCGCTGAGGTCAACGGCTTTTCGATACCGTTCTCGGCCCCGACGTTCAATGAATTCGTCGTCCGCGGCCCTCGTCCGGCAACGGAAGTTTTGGAAGCCGTCCGCGAGAAAGGCATCGTCGGCGGATTGGCGTTGTCGAAATACTACTCCGGTCACGACAACGACATTCTGATCGCCGTGACTGAGACGGCATCGAGGGAAAACATCGACAAGCTGATCGCCGCCCTCAGCTAG
- the gcvPB gene encoding aminomethyl-transferring glycine dehydrogenase subunit GcvPB produces MSITKVTQHPTQNEGLIFERSQTGRVGYRLPKLDVPETDAIPTELRRDDDLDGMPEVSEVDVIRHFTRISTWNYSIDLGMYPLGSCTMKYNSRLNEKMARIGGYTNLHPLAPEEESQGALELMYRLQEDLAEITGLPGVSLQPAAGAQGEMTGVMLIRAFLDKRDGEASKDRRVMLIPDSAHGTNPASAALAGFTVKTINSTDEGLTDMEHLRQLCDEGGVAGLMLTNPNTVGIFEKNIREICDTIHAAGGLVYMDGANMNALVGVARPGDMGVDVIHLNLHKTFSTPHGGGGPGCGPCCCTAELSEFLPTPRVEKTGDRYHLNYDLPESIGRVKAFFGNFGMMVRALSYIYTHGAEGLREATETAVLNARYVAERLKDTYHKPYDADCMHEAIFSHKYQSAKGVVTLDIAKRLIDYGFHPPTVYFPLVVEGAMLIEPTESVGRADLDAFIDAMKSIDREISESPELVTNAPHSTRIGRLDEAAAARKPVLRWKQDMEFSTKSA; encoded by the coding sequence ATGAGCATCACAAAAGTAACACAGCACCCGACACAGAATGAGGGCTTGATATTTGAGCGGTCGCAGACCGGCCGCGTGGGCTATCGACTGCCGAAGCTGGACGTGCCCGAAACGGACGCCATTCCGACGGAGCTGCGCCGCGACGATGATCTGGACGGCATGCCCGAAGTGTCAGAGGTGGACGTTATACGGCATTTCACACGCATATCAACGTGGAACTATTCCATCGACCTCGGAATGTATCCGCTCGGAAGCTGCACGATGAAATACAACTCGCGGCTGAACGAAAAGATGGCTCGCATCGGCGGCTATACAAATCTTCATCCGCTCGCTCCCGAAGAAGAATCGCAGGGAGCACTTGAGTTGATGTACCGCCTGCAGGAAGACCTTGCCGAGATCACCGGCCTGCCCGGCGTCTCGCTGCAGCCGGCTGCGGGAGCTCAGGGCGAGATGACGGGCGTGATGCTGATCCGTGCTTTCTTAGACAAACGCGACGGCGAGGCATCGAAAGACCGCCGCGTAATGCTCATTCCCGATTCAGCTCACGGCACCAATCCTGCGTCCGCAGCACTTGCGGGCTTCACGGTCAAGACGATCAACTCGACCGACGAAGGATTGACGGACATGGAGCACCTGCGTCAGCTATGTGATGAAGGCGGCGTCGCGGGACTGATGCTGACCAATCCGAACACGGTCGGCATTTTTGAAAAGAACATCCGCGAGATCTGCGACACCATTCACGCCGCAGGCGGGCTTGTCTATATGGACGGTGCCAATATGAACGCCCTAGTCGGCGTGGCACGGCCGGGTGATATGGGCGTGGACGTTATTCACTTGAATCTGCACAAGACATTTTCGACGCCGCACGGCGGAGGCGGCCCCGGCTGCGGCCCTTGCTGCTGCACAGCTGAACTCAGCGAATTCCTGCCTACTCCGCGCGTCGAGAAAACGGGCGATCGCTACCATCTCAATTACGACCTGCCTGAATCGATAGGCCGCGTCAAAGCGTTCTTTGGCAATTTCGGAATGATGGTCCGGGCATTGTCTTATATTTATACTCACGGTGCGGAAGGCTTGCGCGAGGCAACGGAAACGGCCGTGCTGAATGCACGCTACGTCGCCGAAAGACTGAAAGACACTTATCACAAACCGTATGACGCAGACTGCATGCACGAGGCGATCTTTTCGCATAAATATCAATCGGCAAAAGGCGTCGTCACGCTCGACATCGCAAAGCGTTTGATCGACTACGGCTTCCATCCGCCGACGGTGTACTTCCCTCTTGTCGTCGAGGGTGCGATGCTTATCGAACCGACCGAATCGGTCGGGCGTGCGGATCTGGACGCTTTCATCGACGCGATGAAGAGCATCGACCGCGAGATCTCGGAAAGTCCGGAACTCGTAACCAACGCTCCGCATTCAACTCGTATCGGACGGCTCGACGAAGCCGCCGCGGCACGCAAACCGGTTCTTCGCTGGAAGCAGGATATGGAATTTTCGACGAAATCTGCGTAG
- a CDS encoding Re/Si-specific NAD(P)(+) transhydrogenase subunit alpha produces MTIIGIPKETHPGEKRVAATPQTILKLKKMGFDVQVETHAGHGINCIDSEYREAGATIVEDAAELWASSDVILKVRPPEDGEAELIREGGWLVGFVWPGQNRETVDKMAKRKATVFAMDSVPRITRAQKMDTLSAMANIAGYRAVIEAANHFPRFFTGQITAAGKVDPAKVLVIGAGVAGLSAIGAAKGLGAIVRAFDPRSATKDQVASMGAEFLELDFKEEGEGKGGYAKQMSDDFLKAEMALFAQQAMQVDIIVTTALIPGKPAPKLITQGMVESMKPGSVIVDLAAEQGGNCVLTEPGKVVTHKGVTIIGYTDLPSRMASTASQLYGACLTALLQDLQDENGQLHIDLEDEVVRGAIVLHDGKMLWPAPVKEMPAPPPPPEPGVPTKSSASVAAKAAAHGSDEGKGMNPLVLVAVGLVLLGLGYAVPESKLSHFTVFMLAIFVGFQVVWNVKPALHTPLMSVTNAISGIILVGGMLQLSGDLNLTTILGAIAVLIATINIAGGFLVTNRMLAMFRK; encoded by the coding sequence ATGACAATTATAGGCATCCCGAAAGAGACGCATCCGGGCGAAAAGCGTGTGGCGGCGACGCCGCAGACGATCTTGAAGCTCAAGAAAATGGGTTTTGACGTTCAGGTCGAAACGCATGCGGGGCACGGCATCAATTGCATCGACAGCGAATATCGTGAGGCAGGAGCGACCATCGTCGAGGACGCGGCCGAACTGTGGGCCTCGTCCGACGTCATCCTGAAGGTGCGTCCGCCCGAGGACGGCGAGGCCGAACTGATACGCGAAGGCGGCTGGCTGGTCGGCTTTGTCTGGCCCGGGCAGAACCGCGAGACCGTTGACAAAATGGCAAAACGGAAAGCGACCGTTTTTGCGATGGATTCCGTCCCGCGCATCACGCGTGCACAGAAAATGGATACGCTCTCTGCGATGGCAAATATCGCCGGATACCGCGCGGTCATCGAGGCGGCGAATCATTTCCCGCGTTTCTTTACCGGGCAGATAACCGCTGCCGGCAAGGTCGATCCGGCAAAGGTGCTCGTGATCGGAGCGGGCGTCGCCGGGCTATCGGCGATCGGTGCGGCGAAAGGCTTGGGTGCGATCGTGCGTGCGTTTGACCCGCGTTCTGCTACAAAAGATCAAGTCGCGTCAATGGGTGCGGAATTTCTCGAACTCGACTTTAAAGAAGAGGGCGAGGGCAAGGGCGGCTACGCCAAACAGATGTCCGACGACTTCCTGAAAGCCGAAATGGCGTTGTTTGCCCAGCAGGCGATGCAGGTCGATATCATCGTCACGACCGCACTGATTCCGGGCAAGCCGGCACCGAAACTCATCACACAGGGCATGGTCGAATCGATGAAGCCCGGCTCCGTGATCGTCGATCTCGCCGCTGAACAAGGCGGCAACTGCGTCCTTACCGAACCCGGCAAGGTCGTCACGCACAAAGGCGTGACGATCATCGGCTACACGGACCTGCCGTCGCGTATGGCTTCGACGGCATCGCAGCTTTACGGAGCCTGTCTGACCGCGTTACTGCAGGATCTGCAGGACGAGAACGGCCAATTGCACATCGACCTCGAGGACGAGGTCGTCCGCGGAGCGATCGTTTTGCACGACGGGAAAATGCTGTGGCCGGCCCCTGTAAAGGAGATGCCCGCACCTCCGCCTCCGCCCGAACCGGGCGTTCCAACGAAGAGTTCTGCATCTGTCGCGGCCAAAGCGGCCGCTCACGGCTCGGACGAAGGGAAAGGCATGAATCCGCTAGTCCTCGTCGCGGTCGGACTCGTTCTGCTTGGATTGGGTTATGCCGTACCCGAAAGCAAGCTGTCGCATTTTACTGTGTTCATGCTGGCAATTTTCGTTGGTTTCCAGGTCGTGTGGAACGTCAAGCCCGCACTGCATACACCGCTAATGTCCGTAACGAACGCCATCAGCGGCATCATCCTCGTCGGCGGCATGCTGCAGCTTTCGGGCGACCTTAATCTGACGACCATCCTCGGCGCCATCGCCGTTCTCATCGCCACGATCAACATCGCAGGCGGATTTTTGGTCACAAATCGAATGTTGGCGATGTTTAGAAAATGA